The region GGAACGCACCATCTGCGCGCCCTTGCCCGGCTTGAGCTCGATGTTGTGGACGGTGGTGCCGGCCGGGATGTTCTTCAGCGGCAGCGCATTGCCCACCAGGATGTCGGCGTCGGGGCCGCTCATCAGCTTCTGCCCGACGGTGAGGCCGACCGGCTGGAGGATGTAGCGCTTCTCGCCGTCGGCGTAGCTGAGCAGCGCGATGCGCGCCGAGCGGTTCGGGTCGTACTCGATGGAGAGCACGGTGGCCGGGATGCCGGCCTTGTCGCGCTTGAAATCGATGACGCGCAGCTTGCGCTTGTGCCCGCCGGCGCGATGCCAGATGGTGATGTCGCCCGAGTTGCGGCGCCCACCGGTGCGTTTCTTGGACTCCAGCAGCGGCTTGTGCGGGCGGTCGGTCGTCAGATCATCGTTGACGATGTTCGTGCGATACCGGATCGCCGGCGTGTACGGTCTGTATGTCTTGATCGCCATAATCTCTTCTTCTCTTGTCGGTCGCTAACCTTCAGCGGCCATAGTTGCTGCTTTTCTCCTAGCGACTAGCAACTAGCCGCTAGCGACTTACATGTTCTGCGCGTACTCCGGCATCTTCTCGCCGGACTTTAGCTTGACGTACGCCTTCTTCCAGTCGGGGCGATAGCCGGCGAACTTGCCGCGGCGGCGCTCCTTGCCCTGGAAGTTGGAGGTGCGCACCGAGCTGACCTTCACCTTGAAGATCTGCTGCACGGCTTCCTTGACCTCGGTCTTGGTCGCTTTCGCGGCGACCTCGAACACGAGCGTCCCTTCGGTCTCTTTCGCGCCCAATCCCTTTTCCGTGATGATGGGGCGGCGGATGATCTGGTAGGCCGACTTCATTACGCGACCTCCTGCTTGCGCTTGGGCGCGGTAGCCTTCAGCGATTCCTGCAGCTTCTCGAGCGCCTCGCGCGAGAAGATAGCGCGGTCGTAGCGCAGCAGGTGGTAGGGATGCACAGCGTTGCGCGCGACCAGCTCGACGCCCTCGAGGTTGCGAGCCGAGCGCTCGAGGTTCGCGTTGGCGGCGCTGCCATCCACGATCACCGCGGTCTTCTCGACGTGCAGCTTGTCGAGCGCCTGGCGGAAGGCCTTGGTCTTGGCGTCCTTGAGGTCGAAGCTCTCGACCACGGTGAGCTTGCCGTCGGCGAACTTGGCCGCCAGCGCCGAGCGCAGGGCTCCGAAGAGCTTCTTGCGCGGGAACTGGAAGTCATAGGAGCGCGGCTGCGGCCCGTGGACAGTGCCGCCGTGGCGCCAGAGCGGCGAGCGGATGGAGCCCACGCGGGCGCGTCCGGTGCCCTTCTGCCGCCAGAGCTTCTTGCCGGCGCCCGACACCAGCTTCTTGTTCTTGGTGGCGTGCGTGCCGGCGCGCTGCGCGGCGCGGTAGTGCTTCACCGCTTCGTACAGCAGCGCCTCGTTGACCGCGCCGAAGACTTCGTCGGCGAGGTCGAGCGAGCCGACCTTCTTGCCTTCCAGATTGACTACGTCGATCTTTGCCATGGTCGTTTCTCGTTACTTCTTCTTGCCCGCAGCGGCCTTCTTGGCGGCCTTCAACGGGTCGATGGTGGTGGAGCCGGCGAAGCCGCGACGCTCTCTCGGCGGCCTCTTGGCGCGGTTGATCACCACGTACGCGCCCTTGTGGCCCGGCACCGCGCCTTCGACGAACAGCAGATTCTCGTCGAGGTCGATGCCGCGGATCCTGAGGTTGCGCACCGTGACGGCGGCGTCGCCCATGTGGCCGCTCATGCGCTGGTTCGGGAAGACGCGCGACGGGAACGAAGACGCGCCGATCGAGCCCTGCACCTGGAACATGTGGCCGTGCGCGGCGGGTCCGCCCTGGAAGTGGTGCCGGCGAACGACGCCCGCGAAACCGCGTCCCTTGCTGGTGCCGGAGATGTCGACGTACTTCTCGTCCTGGAAGATGTCGACCAGGACCTTGTCGCCGACCTTCAGGCTGCCTTCGGCGGGCTGCTCGCCCTCGGCGGCCTCGGCCTTCTGCTGGCCGTCCTTGCCGTCGACCACGACGCCGACTTCCTTCATGAACTTCACCGGCGGCAGGTTGTGCTTGGCGAAGTGTCCCTTCATCGGCTCGGTGACGTTCTTGCCCTTGACGAACTCGACCAGGCCGATCTGCACGGCGTCGTAGCCGTCCTTGTTCGCCGATTTCTTCTGCGTGATGACGCACGGGCCGGCCTGCAGCACGGTGACCGGGCAGACGTCGCCCTTGTCGTCGAACAGCTGCGTCATGCCGACCTTTTTCCCGAGAATGCCGTTGATGCTTGCCATGATCCCTTATCTCCTCATCATCCGCGCTGAGTGCGGACTGTCGTTGTTCCTGAGATCCTTCGGCCTCGCTTCGCTTCTCTCAGCAGCGGCCTCAAGATGGCGGCCGCGGGCTCAAACGCCCGCGAAACGCCGCCTACTTGTGTTCCTTGCCGAAGGCCTTGATCTCGACGTCGACGCCGGCGGGCAGGTCGAGCTTCATGAGCGCGTCGACCGTCTGCTGCGTGGGCTCAAGGATGTCGAGCAGGCGCTTGTGCGTGCGGATCTCGAACGCCTCGCGCGACTTCTTGTCCACGTGCGGCGAACGCAGCACGCAGTACTTGTTCTTCACCGTGGGTAGCGGGATGGGCCCGGCGATCTGCGCGCCGGTGCGCCGTGCCGTCTCCACGATCTCGCCGGTGGACTGGTCGAGCACGCGGTAGTCGTAGGCTTTCAGCCGGATCCGGATTCTTTCGTTGGTTGCCATTTCGTTTCGCCTCAAAGAGCTCGCGGCTTGATCCTGCCGCTGGTTCCGGGCCTCGAGGCCCGCGTTGATGTTTCGCAGACGCGGGGCCGAAGCCCCGCTCTTCCGCCC is a window of Terriglobales bacterium DNA encoding:
- the rplC gene encoding 50S ribosomal protein L3, translating into MASINGILGKKVGMTQLFDDKGDVCPVTVLQAGPCVITQKKSANKDGYDAVQIGLVEFVKGKNVTEPMKGHFAKHNLPPVKFMKEVGVVVDGKDGQQKAEAAEGEQPAEGSLKVGDKVLVDIFQDEKYVDISGTSKGRGFAGVVRRHHFQGGPAAHGHMFQVQGSIGASSFPSRVFPNQRMSGHMGDAAVTVRNLRIRGIDLDENLLFVEGAVPGHKGAYVVINRAKRPPRERRGFAGSTTIDPLKAAKKAAAGKKK
- the rplD gene encoding 50S ribosomal protein L4, producing the protein MAKIDVVNLEGKKVGSLDLADEVFGAVNEALLYEAVKHYRAAQRAGTHATKNKKLVSGAGKKLWRQKGTGRARVGSIRSPLWRHGGTVHGPQPRSYDFQFPRKKLFGALRSALAAKFADGKLTVVESFDLKDAKTKAFRQALDKLHVEKTAVIVDGSAANANLERSARNLEGVELVARNAVHPYHLLRYDRAIFSREALEKLQESLKATAPKRKQEVA
- the rpsJ gene encoding 30S ribosomal protein S10, which produces MATNERIRIRLKAYDYRVLDQSTGEIVETARRTGAQIAGPIPLPTVKNKYCVLRSPHVDKKSREAFEIRTHKRLLDILEPTQQTVDALMKLDLPAGVDVEIKAFGKEHK
- the rplB gene encoding 50S ribosomal protein L2, which translates into the protein MAIKTYRPYTPAIRYRTNIVNDDLTTDRPHKPLLESKKRTGGRRNSGDITIWHRAGGHKRKLRVIDFKRDKAGIPATVLSIEYDPNRSARIALLSYADGEKRYILQPVGLTVGQKLMSGPDADILVGNALPLKNIPAGTTVHNIELKPGKGAQMVRSAGGSAQLVAKEGDWALIKLPSGETRKVMIDCMATIGQVGNLDHENVSIGKAGRTRWLGRKPVNRGVVMNPVDHPHGGGEGKTSGGRHPVTPWGQPTRGYKTRNNKRTDKFIVQRRSK
- a CDS encoding 50S ribosomal protein L23, translating into MKSAYQIIRRPIITEKGLGAKETEGTLVFEVAAKATKTEVKEAVQQIFKVKVSSVRTSNFQGKERRRGKFAGYRPDWKKAYVKLKSGEKMPEYAQNM